AATTCAAAAGACAACCTCTTTATTATTAGATTAAGATATGGATATATTATTATTTCTTATTAGCTAAGTGATAATAAGCCAACATCTTATAGTATAGCTTTGCCGCTAAAAATGCCGTAGGTTTCGCCATTGGAGAGTCCATTAGTTCTACAATATCAAAGGCCACTACATTGCATTTTTCAAACACCTTTTTTAGAAGCTCTAAAGTAGGATACCAAGCCAAGCCTCCCGGTTCTGGCGTCCCTGTAGATGGAGCAATAGAAGGGTCAAACGCATCTAAATCTATCGTGATGTAAACATTTCCTGATACCTTTTCTAATACCTCATCTATCCAATTAGGATTTTGAGCAATCTCGTGAGCCCAAAAACACTGTCCTTTTGGTACATATTGCATCTCTTCTGCGTCCATAGAGCGGATACCCACTTGCACTAGATTATGCTTCTGACTAGCTTCAAACACGGCACAAGCGTGGTTAGATGTAGACCCATGAAACTCTGGGCGAAGGTCTGTATGAGCGTCTAATTGTAATACCGTAAGATTCTCATACTTCTCTCCTACCGCACGGATAGAGCCAATAGATACCGAATGCTCCCCACCAAAGAGGGTGAATAATTTATCTTCGTGTTTTAGGAGTTCTTTTGTTTTTTGGTACACCGCTTCCGTCATAGCTTCTGGAGAGCTATCTTCCGTTACCTCACCTGCTAAATATACGCCTTCTAAATAAGGCTCCGTACCTGTCTCAATATCGTAAAGCTCCATATTTTCGGAAGCATCTAAAAATAGTTCTGGACCTTTATCGGCTCCTTTACCCCAAGTAGATGTCCCATCATAAGGAACTGTAACTAACATTACTTTTGAGTTTTCTAAACTTGCATTTTCCTCTGGAATACCTGCGTATGTTTTCATTTAATATAATTTTGTGTTATTATTTCTTAATAGCCTACCAGCTTAAGTACATCTTCTGGACTTTGTTTTTCTCTAAATAGCTCGTAAACAAAGTTTCCTTCTTCGTCTTTAGTAATTAAAATGTGTCTTGGTTGAGGAATTAAACAGTGGTGTGCCCCTCCGTAGCCACTAATACTCTCCTGATAAGCCCCCGTATTAAAGAACCCTATATAAAGAGGCTTAGTATCGCTGAATACAGGGAGATAGATGGCATTAGTATGCTGTTCGGAGTTGTAGTAGTCATCAGAATCACAAGTAAGACCTCCTAAAAATACCCTCTCATAACTATCTTCCCAACGGTTGAGTGGCAGCATAATAAAGTGTCTAGAAATAGCCCAAGTATCTGGCAAAGTCGTCATAAAACTACTGTCTATCATATCCCATTTCTCACGGTCGTTTTGCCTTTTCTGACTAATAATTTGGTACAGGTTAGCACCACTCTCGCCCACGGTAAAAGACCCAAATTCGGTATAGATATTAGGCTCTTCTACCCCTTCCTCTTCACAGAATTTTTTAATTTGAGAAACAATCTCATTCACCATATACTCATAATCGTAATCGAAGTTGAGCGAGGTTTTAATAGGAAACCCACCACCTATGTTAAGCGAATCTACCTCTGGTGCAATTTTCTTAAGCCTTGCATACACTCGTAAGCACTTAAAGAGTTCGTTCCAATAATAAGCGGTGTCTTTAATCCCCGTATTGATGAAAAAGTGCAACATTTTCAGCCTTGCATTAGGGTGCTCCGCTATTTTCTGACTGTAATATGGGATAATATCCTTATAACCTATCCCTAACCTAGAGGTATAAAATTCAAACTTTGGTTCTTCTTCGGAAGCAATTCTAATCCCAATATTAAAGGTAGTATCTATACTTTCTGTAAGTTTATCCAGCTCTCTGTAATTATCTAGGATAGGTGTAATGTTCTCAAAACCTTCATTGATTAAATCTGATATTTTTTCCAAATAATCATCGGTTTTAAAACCATTACAAATTACTTCTATATCTTTGGTTACTTTGCCTTTATCGTAGAGTTTTCGTACAATATCCATATCAAACGCAGACGAAGTCTCCATACTAATATCGTTTTTAAGAGCTTCCTCTAGCACAAAAGAAAAATGACTAGACTTGGTACAGTAACAGTAGCGGTATGTATTGCGATACTCGTTTTTAGCAATGGCTTCCGAAAACCATTTTTTTGCCCTTTGGATATTTTGCGAAATCTTTGGTAAATAACTTATCTTTAGAGGTGTCCCAAACTTCTCTACCACTTCCATTAGGTTAATCCCATGAAAATGAAGACTTTCATTCTCATAACTAAACTCTTCTTGTGGAAAATAAAGCGTTTGGTCTATTAGTTCCGAATATTTAATTTTCATTCTATTATTAAGTCTTGGATTTTACTAAAACTAAGTGCAAAAATGCAAAAAAAGAATGGATATAAAAGCACCTATTGTAAAAAAGTTTCCCCAAAAAGCAATGCAGTCCCGCTCTAAAAAACGATATAGACCTTATAAAAAAATCGTCTAAACGATTTTATAAAAACCTTTAGACGATTTGCTCCATTCGTTTAGACGAATTTACTCTCCCTTGGCTGCCTTCTCATATTTGACTACCGCCAGCATTTCTCTAAGCTCTATACCTGGGCGAAAGAGGATTTTATTGCTCTTTATCTTAGCTGCAGTTACCTTATCTTCGGTTTCTGCTCCCTCAGAAGAAATAGAAATTTGGAACGAGCCAAAATCTCCAAAACGAACAATTTTACCATCTGACAGATGTTTAGATAATACCTTAGTGAGGTCGTTAAGTACTGCAAGCACATCGGTATCACTTACGGTGGTACTACCCTGTGCAATCTCTTTACTTAAATTTCGGAAAGTAACCTCTCCACTAGCTTTAGCCGAAGCATAATACTTCTTAGGTTCTTCGGGCTTACTAGGATTGCCTTTTTGTATCACTGTGAATTTTACTGGCATAATACTTTATTTTAAAGATGATTACTATTTGTTTAATAGTTGCTGAACAAGAGATTTTAGCTCTTCTATCTGTTTTTGTTGAGCTTCTATTTTCTTTTCCTGCTCTATACTATGCAAATAAAGTTCTTCTATCTTCTCTACATTGGTAAACTGAGTTGCCATAAGGTCTACATACCCCTGTTTTTTGATAGCTTCTGCAGACTGATACCCTGGCAAATGCCCATTAGCTTTTACAAAATCTTCTACTTGCCTAAGGGTTTTAAAGCTATAATCTGCTTTAATGCTAGAAGTACCCGTATAATATTTTTGAAACACATAGTCTGGGAAAATAGCTGCACCGTTAGTTCCGATAAAAGCTGTTGCCTTTACTTTACCTGCCACTTCTAGTTTTTCTACTGGTGCATCTACACCTATACCTACATTATCCCCAAATCTAACTTTTCCCTCATTAGTATAGATAGCATAATTCTTATCTGTTCCTGCCTTTACATTATCCAAATAGATACCATACATATCTGTTACTTTAGCTGTTGTAGCAATATCAGTATACAACCTACTTCCGTACAGTCTGCCCACCTGTGCATTGCCTTGCAATCTTAACATACTGAAAAGACCTGAGTATGTAGGCGATGTGGTATTATTACCTAATGTGAGATCAAACCTAGCAGAAGCTCCACCGTTAATTACGGTTGTATTATCATTAACAAAAACCATATTCTGTAATCCTGCTACTGCTCCTACTGTTGACGATGCATAACTTCCGTTATCAGCTAGTTGAGTGTACACTTCATTAGTTATCCCCTCCATAACATCAGCTTTTCCTCCTCGCCTCATTTTAGTCGATGTATTTAAGGCATTCATTCTTCCTGCTTCTCCGCCTTGATAACTATTTGAAAATATATAAGTCCCTCTTATGGTATTAGCTTTTCCTACAGAAAATGAGGTTGCTCCAAAAGCACCTCCCATTATACTATTAGCTGTTGTAGTTGTAACGGTTGAAACATTAGAGCTGTTTGACTGAGAACTAGTTTCTATTCCTAGCTCCACAATTCCTCTCACTCCCATAACATCTCCTAAAGCAGTAACATCAGGGTTTATTGTAATTACTGAATTAGACCCTCTATAGTTTCTGATATTTGAAGCTATAGTATTAGTATGGCTCCCATTAACAGTTATATCTGTTTCTTCAAAAGTATACTCTGGAGCCCAAATAGTATTAGACGCTGGTAAAGAGAGCGGAAGAATATCTGATGAGAAGCTCTTTTTAAAACCATAGTCAGGTGCTACCCCATTAGGATTAGGCAACCATAAACTTTCTCCCGCTGCAGTACCATCATTATTTTTCATTTTCAAAACCAAAGCCCTCACATTTGGATTCGTTTTTTTATACAAAAAATCCACATTTGTCTCGTTAGCCGGTTTTAAGTAAGTATCTATAGAGCTAGTTGTAGTTTTCTGAGCCCAAAGTTGGTCATTGGTTTGGGTATCGCTTAATCTTACCCATTCTCCATTAGCTACACTACCACTTGGAGAAGTTTGGTTAAGATTCTTAAAATAGTAGAAACCTGGGGTTACATCTACTTGTTTGCCTCCTTTACTAGTATCCGCTAAAGTTTTACCCGAACCAGTATTATAAACAATCATCCCATCAAAATAGGTAGAGAATTTCCCTGGATTTATTGTTGATGTTTTAAATTCCCATGTGGTTAAATCTGTCTTTGGAAAATACAAACCTTTACCAACATTATTATTTGAACGATTATATCCAGATGCATCTAAAAAAGGATTTTCTTGATTTATTACTGGATTAGGATTTGACTGTGTATTGATTTGACCGTAAGCTAATGTTCCCAATAAAACACTTGCTAGAAATATATTTTTTTTCATTGTTTTTCTTTTTGTTTTTAGTTCTCTTATTTATACTAGTAACTTCCTCCTATTACATACCACGCTGAACCATCTGACATTAAAATATGCCCTTTACCTCCATCTAATGTGGTAGCACTAATTGGCTGATAACTTCCACCATAATTTAACTGTGTTCCTGATTGATTATTTACAGATAAAATCTTCCCTGCATAGCTGGAGGGGTTAGGCATATCAATAGTTGCTGTAGTAGTTTGGATTAAACAAAAAGTACCCTCTTTTTTCCATTCTGTATCATTAGCTTGAACTACTTTTCTAATCCCTCCTGTAAGTGACTGCAAAGTAACTGCTCCTGTTGCTCCTGCACCCATTTTAACCCAAACACCTCCTTTAAAGAAGTAAAAACCCGTAGCATCTACATTAACCGTTGTTCCCGAAGCAGTACCATCAGACACAGAGTCAATATAAAGTAGTGTAGATTCTGTAACACCTGTTCCCATATTAGCAGCTCTTAGACGGCTAACTCGAGGTATTAAAATACCTTCTACTGTAGAGGCTGTAGTCGACTTGTTAGCCGTATTAGGAGTTATTTCTAAAGTAGCTTTAGGTTGTGGTTCGTTAATACCCACTTTACCATCGTACTGTCCATAGGCTACAAAGCCTAAACCTAAAAAGGCGAATACACTCAATTTTGTCGTTTTTGTTGTCATAATATTTAATTTTAAAATTGTTGATATTTAAAGTTTATAAATGTTAGATATTGGATATTAGATTTTAGATGTTGGATTTTAGACTTAAGGGTTGAGGTGATACTAGGTTCTAATATCTTACCTCTAAGCTCTGATATAAAAAAACGCCTTCCCTCTCTAAACACACACAAAATGAGAGGAAAGGCTAAAACAGAAAGAGCAAAATACTCTCTCTGAACACTAAAAGCACCTAACAAGAACGACCATGTTATGAGACAAAACAATGGTGCTTTTAGCATATATTTATGAAAGCTAAATTTAGAATAGGATAAACGCCAAAAACCCCCAACAAAAGTTGGAGGAACGATATTTTGTTTTAACGATAAAAGTCTAAAGAATTTTCTAGATAATACGACGTATACGCAGGTAATTATCTGTGTGTGTGTGTGTGTGTGTGTGTGTGTTTACACAATTATTTGGAACTACCAAATTTTTGTGTAAGTTTTTTTCACTTTTTTGTATGTCACTGATAGTGTATCGCATAAATATGAAGCAAACTTATAACCTTTTAAGCAAGTATGCAAGTTTTAGCATAAGATTTTATGGATTTAGCTCTCTACTTTTACTTAAAAAGACAAGCAAACTCCCATGAGTGTAACTAATAGAAATGGTATCTTCATCGGCTATATTTCTAGTGCCTATCCTACTGGTGATAGATAAATCCTCTTTATTAAGACTCCACCTAAGCCCTTTGGTAACAATAGATTTAGCCTCTGGGAAAGGATACAAAGAAACAGTTTTGCCTTTTACCTCCTTTAGTTCCACCTGTTGAGATATAAAGAAGTAAGTTGCCATATCATCGTAGAAAGTAATGTCTATCTCTTCCTTAAACTGATAGGCTACGGTTAAATTACCTAAAAAATGGTCTTGCTCTTTGCCACTCGCTCCGTAAACATCTACTTTGGTAATTCCTTTCTGTTTAAGAAGGTCTAAGGCTTTATAAAAATCTGTAAAATCCTGATTGGGCGTAGAAATTACCTTCTCACTTGGAAGGTCTTCTAAAGAAACCACAGAGTCAAAATCTCCTGAAATAAAAGCCAACTGCTCCACCGTAACGCCTTTTTGTTTGAGATAACTCCAAGCTCCATCGGTACACGCCCAAATATCCCCTTCCGAATAAGGAGGCAACTGTTTGGGAGGTTCGCCATTGATGTATAAAATTGCTTTTGGGGGTTCTTTAGCCATTGTGATTCTATGGTCTATCATTAGGATTCCAATACTCTTCTGGTTCGTGGTGTAAATGAGAAATGTATCTCGCTAATACAAACAGATAATCAGACAAACGATTGAGGTATTTTATAAGTTCCGCTCTTACTTCTTCTTGCTCACTTAAAGCGACTAAATAGCGTTCTGCTCTTCTACAAACCGTCCTTGCCACATGTAAATGAGCTGAAGCCTTGCCTCCTCCCGGTAAAATAAAGAATTGTAGTGGCTCTAGCTGTTCATCAAAGGCGTCTATCCAACGCTCCAAAGCCTCTATTTCGTTTTGACCTATAACTAACGGAAGTCTAGATTTACCATTCGCTAAGAAAAGTTTATCCACAGGCGTTGCAGACTCCGAACCAAGTGTAAACAAATCAAATTGAATGACTTTAAGTTGCTTTAAAACTTCTACCTCTTGAATATAAGATTTTGCCACACCTAGACACGCATTAAGCTCGTCTATAGTACCATAAGCCTCCACTCTAAGATGAGCTTTAGAAACTCTTGTACCTCCATAGAGAGAAGTAGCTCCACCATCGCCTGTTTTTGTATAAATTTTCATTTAGCGAACATCAATGTTAAATCTTTTCAAATCTAAAGTTTTCTCCGAGATAGGCTTGTCTTACCTCTAGGTCGTTGGCTAAATCTTCTGGTAAGCCTTCCTTTAGAATTTTACCTTCAAACATAATATAAGTTTTATTGGTAATGGCTAAAGTCTGTTGCACATTATGGTCGGTAATAAGGATACCGATATTTTTCTCCACCAAAGACCTCACAATTTTTTGTATATCTTCCACGGCAATAGGGTCTACCCCTGCAAAAGGCTCATCTAGTAAAATAAAGTTAGGGCTAGTCGCTAAGCACCTTGCAATTTCGGTACGCCTTCTTTCTCCACCCGATAACAGGTCGCCTCTGTTCTTCCTCACGTGTTCTAGTGAAAACTCCTCTATAAGTGCATCACACTTTAGGCGTTGCTCTTTTTTAGAAAGTTTGGTAAGTTGTAGCACCCCCATAATATTGTCTTCTACAGAGAGTTTTCTAAACACCGAAGCCTCTTGTGCCAAATAACCTATCCCCTTTTGGGCTCTGCGGTACATAGCATCTTTTGTAATGTTTTGCTGGTCTAGAAAGATATTACCTTGCGTTGGCTTTACCAAACCTACAATCATATAAAAGGTAGTAGTTTTACCCGCTCCATTAGGCCCTAAAAGCCCTACTATTTCGCCTTGCTTCACCTCTATGGATACGCCTTTTACGACCTTCTTAGGTCCGTATTCTTTTATTAAATTATCTCCCCGTAAAATCATAAGTACAAATATAGAGATATTTCTTTAACAATTGAACTAACAGAAAAAAGCCAAGATAAATCTCTTGGCTTTAAATTATTTATCTTTCATTAAGTTTAATATAAAAACTTAACGAAGTACATTAAATTATTTTTAATGCTTAGTATCTTTTCCTCTAGTACCACCATGTCCTAAAGCGACTACCCTCAATATTTTAATGTTGAGAGCTATAAATCTAAAAAACTGCACCAGTGGATTTTGCATTTTAGATTTCATTTTATCTGATATTCTTTTTGCCATAACTTTTTAATTCTATAATACTATTCAGGAATCATATACCAAAAAGGCTTCATTTTAGCCTTCCACAAGAAAGCATGATGCAGAGAATGTTTAACCCAATGCCCTGCTAGACCTATCTCTCCAAATGTTTTGTTTAAATCTCTTCCGCCTGATTCTTTATACTTTACATAATCTGGAACAATAGGAAATGTTGTAATACTTACCGCAGATCCTTTAGTAAAACCAAATCCTGCAGACGCCACACATGCAGCCCCCATATTCCCCAAAGAACCTCTATGAGGCGTTACTATCTTACCAGCTTTAATACTTTCAATAATATTATCCGCTACTAGTTTAGCTATAATTCCTGAAGGCATACCCGTCCTAGGTGGAGAAGGAAATATATCTGTTCCGTTAGGGCTTTTTCTCGGTTTAGAGATTGTATGAGGCGGTGCAAAGGCAATACCTGGTGCAAATATATTTTGGTAAGTAGGATTTTGGTAAGTCTCTGGCCAATCTTGCACCGTCCATTCTTCGTAAGGTTTAGGTGTATAATCTGCATCTACTATCATAAAACCTTTGAAAAGCTTATCGGTAATATCTGCTCCATTTTTATCATAAGCTTTAAAACCATGTCCTGAAAACGCTGGAATAAGCATTCCAAAATCAAACGTTTCGGTTTTAAATTCCCCCTTTAAATTTTCGTAATGTACTACGCCATCTTCTACTTTATTTACTCCCGCTCCTAAAATCCATTTAATATCTCTGTCTTCAAACACCATTTCTACCATATCGCTGGACTTCATTATCATATCTCCGTAGGTTAGTAGCATTCCGTCCATACCAAAATCCCCTAATTCGTTTTCGTTAGAAATCCATGTAATTTCCACTTTATCTCTCACACCTGCATTTCGTAGCTCGGTATCTACATTAAGAATATACTCAAAAGCCGCCCCTTGACAAGTTGCTTTAGGATGCCCTGTGCCAATCAATATTTTTTTCTTAACATCACTTGTTTTTAATTCTTGAACTAAATGATTGAGTGCTTCTGCAGCGTGTTCTGCATGATCATAAGTACAAACTGAATAACATTTATTGGTTGCTGGAGATAGACCTTCCGTAAGGTCAAAAGCTAACTTAGGTCCTGTAGCATTGATAAGATAGTCGTAATCTACTTTTTCTATTTTACCTTTATCTTCTCCTACCACATATTCTACTTCTACGAAAGGTTTAGCAAGGTCTGCACTTCCTTCTGGGTAAAACGCCACTACTTTAGCTTGTTTATACCCAATATTATGTTTTTTATATAATGGAGCTAAAGGGAATATAACTTCACTAGGTTTCATTCTTCCGATACCCACCCAGATATTAGAGGGTACCCATTGATAATTAGAATTAGGCGAAACTACTAGAACTTCGTGTTCTTTACCTAATTTTCTACGCAAATAGGTGGCTGCGGTATGCCCCGCTATTCCCGCACCTAAAATTACTACTTTTGCCATAGAGGTTTATTTTTAGTAAAGGTACACTATACTTTTCATTTGAAGTGTAACTTTGGTTACTTTACTATTTTTTCTCTATGTAGCACCTAACAGTTTATCCTTTCATTAAACCAACTATTATGGTGTATTATAAATCTTTAAGTAGCTTTATTTGATTTCTGTACAACAATACCTTACCTTCATTTTCTAATTTTTTGAGCATTCTGCTTATTACCACTCTAGAACTTGCCAAATCGTTAGCTATCTGCTCATGAGAAACATTAAGCACTGTTTTACCCATAGTTTTAGATTTTTCTTTAAGATAATTAAGTAACCTTGTATCTAAACTATTAAACACCACCATATCCAATGCCTTAATAACCTTCATAAATCGATCTTGCATTGTCATCATAACAAAGGATTTCCATGTGGGATATTTCATCATCCACTTATCCATATACTCCATAGGTATCATCCAAAGTTCTGAAGGCTCTTCTGCAACCGCAATAATCTCGCTTTTTTTCTCCTGCATACAGCAGGTAAAAGTCATCGCACAACCATCTTCAGCGTTGAGATAATACATCAGTAGTTCTTTACCGTTATCATCTATCATAGAGACTTTTAGCGTTCCGCTCATCACAATAGGCATATAGACAATAGGCTGCTCCACATTGATGATTACCTCGCCTTCTTCGGCTAGTTTTAGTTTTCCTACGGAAGAAATTTCCTCTATAAGTTCTGGTTCAAAAAGGTTATTAACACGCTCACTAAATTGCATCTCGTAAGATTTTTATTTTAACACCAAATGATTTTCTATTACCAAAGCCTTTAGCTCTGTTTCTCGCCATTCTTTTTGAGGCTGACTTTTAGCGTTTATACCACCGCCCACATACACCAAAGCCTTGTTTTGATACACCTCCGCACACCTAAGATTTACAAAATAAAACACGCCATTATGGTGGGTTATTTTAATATATCCAGAATAAAGCTCTCTAGAGTGGCTTTCAAACGCCTTGATACTTTCCTTACAAAATGCTTTTGGGATACCACAAACGGCTGGTGTAGGGTGCAAATCTTCTATAATATACGGCACTTTGTCTGCGACAACTTCTAGCACAAAATCGTTTCTAAGGTGCTTTATAGAACCGCTTGGCACGGTATAAGTTTCGGATACTTCTACCCTATCCGAATATTTGGAAAGCGTGGCTTTAATATAATCCGTTACAGGTTTTTGTTCCTCTAGCTCTTTGTCTGTCCATTCTTCGTGAAGCGGCAGTGTTCCCGCTAAGCTCATCGTCTTGAACTGATGACTACTAAAGTCATACTCGCCTAAAGTTTCGGGCGTAGCTCCTACCCAACACTTGCTATCACGAACAAATAAATAAACCAAAGCCGAAGGATAGGCTTTGCATAAGGCTAAAAAAGTAGCTGTAAGCGATGCTTCTCTACCGTTAAAGCCTAGTGTTTTTCGTCTAGAAATTACCAACTTGGGTAAACGGTGCGTCTTGATAAACGCCACCACTTGGGCTATCTTTTCTAAGTAAGTATTTTCGTCCTCATCAGCTTCGGCTAAATCCGATATAGCCTTTAATTCGGTAGAAGAATAGTCTAAAGATTGTAACTCTTCGGCAGAAATTTCTTTGATGGTTCCCCTAAATACATATTGTTGTTGCCCATCAAAATCAAAAAAAGAAACCTCATCTTCCGCTCCAGTAGAGGCTTCGGATAAGGTATAAATGGTTGTTGTATTAGGTAGTCTATAAAAAACAGAATCTCTCTGCATCTATTTCGCTATAATATTATTAGTCATTGTGGTATGGTTGATAAGCACTCCTTTCTCATCTCTGATTTCTATTTCAGAAACATGTACCGTTCTGCCTTTTCTAATGAATCGGGCAACGCCAGTGAGCATTCCATCTTTTTTACTTCTAAGGTGATTAGAATTGATGTTAGTCCCCACCGCATAAAACTTTGATGCGTCCACATTGATACCTGATAGGCAAGAACCTAGCGTTTCTGCTAATACGCAACTTGCCCCACCGTGCAAAATCCCAAATGGCTGATGCACCCTTTCGGTTACGGGCATCGTAGCAGTAAGAGTGTCTTCGGTAACATCGGTAAACACGATGTCTAGCAGCTTACCCATATGCATCTCGCCCCAATTATTAAGAAACTCTAATATCTCTTTTTTCTTTGCTTCTTCCATCGTTCTAGAAAATG
The genomic region above belongs to Riemerella anatipestifer and contains:
- the speB gene encoding agmatinase, yielding MKTYAGIPEENASLENSKVMLVTVPYDGTSTWGKGADKGPELFLDASENMELYDIETGTEPYLEGVYLAGEVTEDSSPEAMTEAVYQKTKELLKHEDKLFTLFGGEHSVSIGSIRAVGEKYENLTVLQLDAHTDLRPEFHGSTSNHACAVFEASQKHNLVQVGIRSMDAEEMQYVPKGQCFWAHEIAQNPNWIDEVLEKVSGNVYITIDLDAFDPSIAPSTGTPEPGGLAWYPTLELLKKVFEKCNVVAFDIVELMDSPMAKPTAFLAAKLYYKMLAYYHLANKK
- a CDS encoding decarboxylase; this translates as MKIKYSELIDQTLYFPQEEFSYENESLHFHGINLMEVVEKFGTPLKISYLPKISQNIQRAKKWFSEAIAKNEYRNTYRYCYCTKSSHFSFVLEEALKNDISMETSSAFDMDIVRKLYDKGKVTKDIEVICNGFKTDDYLEKISDLINEGFENITPILDNYRELDKLTESIDTTFNIGIRIASEEEPKFEFYTSRLGIGYKDIIPYYSQKIAEHPNARLKMLHFFINTGIKDTAYYWNELFKCLRVYARLKKIAPEVDSLNIGGGFPIKTSLNFDYDYEYMVNEIVSQIKKFCEEEGVEEPNIYTEFGSFTVGESGANLYQIISQKRQNDREKWDMIDSSFMTTLPDTWAISRHFIMLPLNRWEDSYERVFLGGLTCDSDDYYNSEQHTNAIYLPVFSDTKPLYIGFFNTGAYQESISGYGGAHHCLIPQPRHILITKDEEGNFVYELFREKQSPEDVLKLVGY
- a CDS encoding HU family DNA-binding protein, producing the protein MPVKFTVIQKGNPSKPEEPKKYYASAKASGEVTFRNLSKEIAQGSTTVSDTDVLAVLNDLTKVLSKHLSDGKIVRFGDFGSFQISISSEGAETEDKVTAAKIKSNKILFRPGIELREMLAVVKYEKAAKGE
- a CDS encoding thiamine diphosphokinase codes for the protein MAKEPPKAILYINGEPPKQLPPYSEGDIWACTDGAWSYLKQKGVTVEQLAFISGDFDSVVSLEDLPSEKVISTPNQDFTDFYKALDLLKQKGITKVDVYGASGKEQDHFLGNLTVAYQFKEEIDITFYDDMATYFFISQQVELKEVKGKTVSLYPFPEAKSIVTKGLRWSLNKEDLSITSRIGTRNIADEDTISISYTHGSLLVFLSKSRELNP
- a CDS encoding cob(I)yrinic acid a,c-diamide adenosyltransferase codes for the protein MKIYTKTGDGGATSLYGGTRVSKAHLRVEAYGTIDELNACLGVAKSYIQEVEVLKQLKVIQFDLFTLGSESATPVDKLFLANGKSRLPLVIGQNEIEALERWIDAFDEQLEPLQFFILPGGGKASAHLHVARTVCRRAERYLVALSEQEEVRAELIKYLNRLSDYLFVLARYISHLHHEPEEYWNPNDRP
- the lptB gene encoding LPS export ABC transporter ATP-binding protein → MILRGDNLIKEYGPKKVVKGVSIEVKQGEIVGLLGPNGAGKTTTFYMIVGLVKPTQGNIFLDQQNITKDAMYRRAQKGIGYLAQEASVFRKLSVEDNIMGVLQLTKLSKKEQRLKCDALIEEFSLEHVRKNRGDLLSGGERRRTEIARCLATSPNFILLDEPFAGVDPIAVEDIQKIVRSLVEKNIGILITDHNVQQTLAITNKTYIMFEGKILKEGLPEDLANDLEVRQAYLGENFRFEKI
- a CDS encoding NAD(P)/FAD-dependent oxidoreductase encodes the protein MAKVVILGAGIAGHTAATYLRRKLGKEHEVLVVSPNSNYQWVPSNIWVGIGRMKPSEVIFPLAPLYKKHNIGYKQAKVVAFYPEGSADLAKPFVEVEYVVGEDKGKIEKVDYDYLINATGPKLAFDLTEGLSPATNKCYSVCTYDHAEHAAEALNHLVQELKTSDVKKKILIGTGHPKATCQGAAFEYILNVDTELRNAGVRDKVEITWISNENELGDFGMDGMLLTYGDMIMKSSDMVEMVFEDRDIKWILGAGVNKVEDGVVHYENLKGEFKTETFDFGMLIPAFSGHGFKAYDKNGADITDKLFKGFMIVDADYTPKPYEEWTVQDWPETYQNPTYQNIFAPGIAFAPPHTISKPRKSPNGTDIFPSPPRTGMPSGIIAKLVADNIIESIKAGKIVTPHRGSLGNMGAACVASAGFGFTKGSAVSITTFPIVPDYVKYKESGGRDLNKTFGEIGLAGHWVKHSLHHAFLWKAKMKPFWYMIPE
- a CDS encoding Crp/Fnr family transcriptional regulator, producing MQFSERVNNLFEPELIEEISSVGKLKLAEEGEVIINVEQPIVYMPIVMSGTLKVSMIDDNGKELLMYYLNAEDGCAMTFTCCMQEKKSEIIAVAEEPSELWMIPMEYMDKWMMKYPTWKSFVMMTMQDRFMKVIKALDMVVFNSLDTRLLNYLKEKSKTMGKTVLNVSHEQIANDLASSRVVISRMLKKLENEGKVLLYRNQIKLLKDL
- a CDS encoding chorismate-binding protein, yielding MQRDSVFYRLPNTTTIYTLSEASTGAEDEVSFFDFDGQQQYVFRGTIKEISAEELQSLDYSSTELKAISDLAEADEDENTYLEKIAQVVAFIKTHRLPKLVISRRKTLGFNGREASLTATFLALCKAYPSALVYLFVRDSKCWVGATPETLGEYDFSSHQFKTMSLAGTLPLHEEWTDKELEEQKPVTDYIKATLSKYSDRVEVSETYTVPSGSIKHLRNDFVLEVVADKVPYIIEDLHPTPAVCGIPKAFCKESIKAFESHSRELYSGYIKITHHNGVFYFVNLRCAEVYQNKALVYVGGGINAKSQPQKEWRETELKALVIENHLVLK
- a CDS encoding PaaI family thioesterase, whose translation is MEEAKKKEILEFLNNWGEMHMGKLLDIVFTDVTEDTLTATMPVTERVHQPFGILHGGASCVLAETLGSCLSGINVDASKFYAVGTNINSNHLRSKKDGMLTGVARFIRKGRTVHVSEIEIRDEKGVLINHTTMTNNIIAK